In Acipenser ruthenus chromosome 1, fAciRut3.2 maternal haplotype, whole genome shotgun sequence, the genomic stretch AAGCAGTGAAACACATTATGCATAGCCTTGGTTCACAGGGATATTGAAGCAAGCAGAAGCACCACGTGGGATCAATTTCTGATTGTGTGTGCATCAAGCAATAATGAACCTGACCTCTACAAATTTGTAGTAAACCCATGATGCTTCTTTCAAATGACCAAATACAAGAATTTGAGTTATCGCACATTGGAAACATTCAATCACAATAATTGTGGAACAAAGGGTAGCTTGTGCTTAGCTCAGTTCCTCTATTGTATAAAGGTATTTCTGCAAACATTTTTACAggaataacattgttttttaaacataacaGCATGTTCCTCAAGCAGTAATTTACTATGACAAGTTAGTAGACTTTGTCCTGTAGTTTTTCGATACATACCTCGTTCTGAACATCAGGGCAGGATCCATGTTAACAGAAGCCATTCGGCCAACATGACGTATCTCTTTTGCTATCATTCTTAACTTCTCAAAATTCACCAAGCCATCCACTTTGGAGTCATTGCCTAAAAATGGTGGAAATATATCATGAGCATTCTGATTTTAGAATATTTAAGGAGGATCGTATTATGGTTGACATCCAATCTTAACTACGTATCATAGCACTTAAATGCTTCAAAAGTTGTTTTTGCTACAAAACCAGTTAAATCAAGCCCCGTCCCCACCCCCCTCTATTATTTAATGTGTTTAACAAAATAGTGGTGGAAGTTTTGCTTTATAATACCTTCATGCAGAAATGTGAGATCCTTCTTTATGACAGGAAAGAGGGGAATAATTGGAGGCTGCAGATTCTGGCTGTTGAGGACATTGCGGTATTTTGCCATGTTCCTGGAGGGGTCAAAGAGATCCTGCAGGTCTTGAAACAGCTTCTCATATTTGCTAGGAAGCTTCTCCCAGGTACCACGCAACCTTGATACTGGGGCCAAGTTTAATccactgcaatagaaaaaaaagtgGTTTCAGAACAAGATTTATTGTGTCTATAAACACTATAAAGCTCCCCTAAATCAGCAATGCATTCTTCCCTAGCTTGTTCATAGTTTTTACCTGATGATTGCAAACATGGAGTTGAAGTTCTTGCACTCTCTGCAGTGCAGGGCGATCTTGATGAAGTGCTTAATGATCTTCATCCTCTTGAGCTGGTTTTGCTCTCTCACAATCTCTGTGGCCACCCAGAACGTTTCCTGGTTGATGACCTCTTCGAAATTCTTCAGGTTGGCAGAGCCTGTCTTGGACTTGAGCTTGAAAAGGTCATCAATGTACTCGGTGGGCTCGATGTTGCGGAACAGCTCAAAGTTCCTCATGGAGAGCTGTGTGGCCACTTCCACTGTGCTGAGCTGCAGCACCGAAATGTGGCTCTCCCGCAGCAGGTCCTGGGCATCCTCGTCTGAGCACAGCGTCTCTGTCTCCATGTTGTTCTTCAGGTAATACCTGCAACAATAGGAACGGTGATCAATTCTACATAAAAAACAGCCACAAGATGAATAGCGTTCAAACTCAAATGGAACTTTTATAACCCTTACTATGCAGGACATGCCCACAATAGACATTACCCATTTTAGGGCAGTCATAATTGGTCACTTAGGTCAAAGGGAACCATTTATTATGCATCAAATAAAAGCATAATTTTCCTTTATAAGAGCAAGCTTTTAAGTTCTCTTCAAATACCTTCTCTTTTTAGGTTGACAATATACTTCACCTCCAGCAGATGGCAGTCTTTTCTCATTTACAGTGGATACTTGCTGCTGCCTGCTAATGCACCTCTTAGCAATACTTTAATAAAGGGCACTAAACTCACAATGCAAATGTGAACACAAGAGGGAGACAAATTTGCCAGCTCATTAAGCCAAGAAACCAGCATCAAACAAGCATTAATAAGGAAAATAAACTGCCACTGAGAACTGATAGCTGCTTGTAAAACCAAAAGTTCCACACTATATAGTACACAGAAACAGCAACTaactttttgtatatatatatatatatatatatatataaacaaaactaaaacttaTAAACCTACAAAAGCTCTCCAACGGCAAATAGATATCCAACCCACTCAATAATGTTACAGCTttgaaacacatacacacagtgtggggCGTTACTCAATATTCAGTGCATGATCAGATGATTTGATCTGACACCTTAGCTGCACTACATTCAATATATGATCTAGAAGAAGGGTTAGTAAAATGATTTGCAAGTCATTTTAGTGTATGTGACATATTAAACATCCTTGAAAAACAATGTCCTTCATTTATCCAATGAAAAAATGTACTTGGTCTCTGCCTCACAAATAGACACTTTAAACATATTGACTGCTAACTGGACCAAAGCTATCAATTTGTTTACTGCAGGATCCCAAATAATGTAAATGACATCAAGGCTTTCCATCCAGCCCTTTACCAATCAGTGAGTTCATTCAGACACTTTAATCTTAACTGGTTTACCGTTAGACTTAGGATCTCATACTCCTACCTTCCACTGAGCTGTATTCTGTCTGCCAGTTTAGAGAGCTGATCGGGAAGCCGTCTTTGCTTGATGACACCTTCTGGGGTGACCGAGACTTCACATAGAGAGTAGGCCTCAGAGGCTGCAGTCAATGCAAACTCACGGATAGCTTGAACCACGACTTCCTTGGCAGTTGTGTCTTTGCTGATCATGATATAGCGGCTCTGCTGGTCTGCCTTGAAAACCCGTAGAACCTGGTCTGGTAAATCTATTGTGGGCAAAAAAGGTATcagtgaatatgtaattctgAGAGGCGACAAATTAATGATTGCCTTCATCGTGATTCAGTTTAGTCAAATTCAATTTCAGATTTAAAACCTGTATTTacccattttattttaaaacacccaAGAAAAGCCTAGAAAGATGATATAGTACAATATATAAACACCTTAGAAATCTGCATAGTGGCATAGTGATATAAAATATAGCCGTGCCCACGTAGGCCTAATTACTTAAAGGTTTAAAATGGCAGTTCAGCAGCATTTATTTTGTTGACACTTGAGTAGGATACTGCCAGAGCTACCACTTTATATTTAAAGTCTGCCGTAATCACTGGACTTCCTTTAAAACAGTTTCAAATTACACAGCTAGAAAGAATATGTGAATCTGTgtaacaaagattttttttttattgttttcgtcTACTTTCTAGCATTTACACTGTGCTTAATGTCAACTTAACACACAGTAGACTTAAACAGTCTCCACTGAAAGTATCGCAGTGCCAAAAGCACAATCATGCTGCTTTTTATAATGGCTTTTAAGCAGAGTTGAGTTTACGTAAGGTACCAGGAGGCAAAAGGATCACCACAGTGCAGATTTTATCTTACCTAGTGAAAGGCTTAGTACATGTAAACCATGTGGAGCCATTTCTGCTTTGGCAGGTCACGCAATGGGTAGTTCCATAAGTTATGACATGCCCGTTCACCTTTATTTTAATGGTAATACTGCAAAGCTACTACAGCCCCTATCTGCAAGAAACATACATGCTTAGCATGGTGCGAGAGTGCTCTTTCATTCAAgtggttttaaattatttaaaagaagaGTACATTAGTGAGGTCATCGGGAGGTTACCTGTTAACTATTGCAttcttaaatactgtattttgtagATTAATCTTTTGATTTCTACATTTTATATGAGACAAGACATAATAAAGCACATGCCTCTGTACCACGATTTACAGTACAACATCTATGTAGGTTTACCATCAGAACAAAAGGAAAGTATTTGATCGAAGCATTAAACAGTAAATCCAGAAACACTACCCAATTCACGGCGCCATGCTTTGCCACAGGGCAGATATGTATGGCACTAAACTGTTATAAAAAGTGTCCCAATCCTAACTGTCAattgacagagagagaaagtgtTAGATTTTTGTCAATGAGAAAATTACAGTTGAAGGTAAGGCAAGCACCATACAAGGGGTTCCATAGTAAGCTACATGGTTTGATAAAAGCAAACGGCTCAATACACAATTTACATTAAACAGGATTCAGATACTCACTATAAAAGCCTGTGGCTGAaagtgaagaaaaataaaatgtttagtgAAAGAAACAACTTAAAATAGAAAGTATTCTATTAGCTATAGATTTAAATTTTCTAATTTCCACCGTAGTAAATATACTATTCTCCTATTCCACCAGCAGCATTAtctcaatatggggaaaaagccTTCACAAAGGCTTTTAGAGAGTACGCCTAAACATGCAGATCCTGTAGTTCCAGTTCCTGTACCAGGATGTAAAAGCAACAACAGAACGTATTAAAGACTGTCAGACAATACTCGGGCACACTTACCTGGAGGATTGCTGAAATCCAGAATGCGCTGGTGAGACTGTAACAGATCAGGGTTGCTGGAAGATAAGGTCCCGCTCACAGGCAATGCAGGGGGGATGTGCTTCGACTGCCTGAGCCCCACTATGCTGTCATCCTGAGAGTGGCCAAGGCCAATGTCACTTTATAGAACAAGAAGTCATGAACTTTTAGTTTGTAAAGATGGGCTTTGAACAACGTTCTGCTTTACAGTGCATGCCTaatagtaacacacacacacgccacacTGTAAAATTGAATTTGTTATGCAAGTAGATTTTTCCAACATGCTTTCTGTAATATAAAAAAGCTGCATCTCAGTCATGAAgtgcaagacagcagatctgaaaGACTTGAATTGCTGGGTTGGTTTACATCacaatatttactgtatatgcacATCAGACAGACAGATTGGCTACCCAAAGCTCTTAGTATGCTCAACATGTATTTGCATTTTCAAATCACTCTTTATTGTTTCGCTTCAACATATCAGACTGCTTATTGCATAACTACCAATTTTTCAAGGTTTTTAATTTatctaaataaaaatgtaactctAAATGCATCAAtactgagtgttttatagttatggatgatgtatttgtatgtaaacaATGGGCTTGGGACAGGACATTGTGGGTCTAATGCATAACACATAGGTAGAAAGAGCCGAAACATACCTGTATGGTTTCTGGGGTAGAATGCTGATGCGAGTTTTGTCTAGTATTTTCTTCAGCTTGTTCCTTCCTCCTACAGTGTTGGCCTTAGCCTTCTTATTGGCTTTGTCGAGGCCGATCACCTGCTCAACGTCCACAGCCAGGTCCGGGATTGAGTAGCGACTTGCTTTCTTAATATCACCGATCTTGGGTAGATGGGGAGCACCATTCTTCTTTTCCTCGGCTGGCCTTGCTAAAAGTTCTTTAAATACTGTAACAATAATACACAAGTAAGTCACAGACTGCACAATGCTGGCTTCTCGGGTTTCTTTTTCAATGAGAGATGGCACCAAATCTATCACGCTGATCTGAGAGGTTATTCTTGGCAGCCCTGTGCCTGTTACACTTAAAACTAAAAATTGATTCAGGCCCTGAGAGCAGCAGGTGCAATTGGATAATACTGGTCTTGTCATCAGGTGTCCAGTGTATGCCAATTTTATCTTTGGTCATGCACACAGTAAATGGAGCAAATAAGCTAAGCACAGTGCCAGTTATAGATAAAATAGAAAAACTGCTGAATTCACCAGGGTAATGAATCAATATTGACCTGCATTTTCTTTGTGTCCAAGCTAGAGTTGCTTCTGAAAAGCATGAAACAGAATCGAAATCATGCACAGTGCGGGGCATAAGCAGAATTGACtctggtgggttttttttttttttataaatttagtcattgccaattatttttattattttctccccaatttggaaatggccaattattttatttttttaagctcagctcaccgctaccacctatgtgctgactcgggagggcgaagacgaacacacgctgtcgtctgaagcgtgtgccgtcagccgaccgctttttttcacactgcggactcaccgttcagccacccaagagctacagcgtcggaggacaacgcagctctcaggcagcttacaggcaagcctgcaggcgcccggccagactacaggggtcgctggtgcgcggtgagccgaggacaccctggctgacctaaccctccctccccccgggccgcgctcagccaattgagccccctggaagctcccgtcctcggtcggcaaaggaatagcctggactcaaactcgcgatgtccagactagagagcgcatcctgcactccacgtggagcgcctttactggatgcgccactcgagagcccccGACTCTGGTGTTTTTAAGCATGCAAGCAGACAGATTTACAACTTTACAAaatctatatataaaacaataaaaataactatgATTCAGTTGTTAAACACTTACCAAATAAGTTTGTTTTCACCGTGATAGATAAGTGAGTGTTGTTCTTCAAGATTTCAGTGGCTTTGGAAATCTGAACAGTCTCAAAGTTTTGTCCATTAACCTCcaatatctttaaaataaataaataaataaataaataaataaataaaaacagcttggTTATGAAATATTTGTTATCTGTGAAAGAAACCTAAGCTGAGTTTGGGTGCAAACTTCTACTAAACTTTTGTACCACCAAGCAGGTATGGTAACAAGCGTTCATTTATGTTTGTGTAGAAGAGATGGCTGTAACGTTATCATGTTTACAGTATCTTTTGAACATCTGGAATAGGAACAAACtacaggtatattattattattattattataattattattattattattattattattattaagagctGAACTTCATAGTTACACTACATTTTCTAGCAGAATTTAATGCATAAGTTAAAAGAATACCTGGTCACCACGTTTTATTCCAGCTTCAGCAGCTTTGCTTCCAGTTTCTACACTATCTATGAAGATTCCAAATCCTTTCTCTGACCCTCCCAAAAGGGTGAAGGGCAAAGGGGCCTCCCTGGAAGGTTTAGTTAGTGTTACTAGTCTTCGTTTGGCTTTAGCAGCACAGGCAATATTTAACAGTCTTAGATGCCCACACATTTTCTGCAAAACAGAGAAAAACACAGGTTCAACACATATGCTGTATACATGTTGTATTCAACCACATGCACACCGAAACAGGCAaactttgtttggattttttatCTTGCCAAGGTTAGGTTATATAACCCTGAATTAAGGATTTAGTACAAACTTTTTGTAAAATCCTGACAACTTAGTGACATGTACTTAAAAGTGCTGAACTAGATCTTTCCAGGTTATGCTGAAGAATTGTGCAACTGCAAAATGTtctaaaaacacagaaaaccagtTTCATAACAAAAGATCCAGTGTTCCTCAAACAATGTTTACTTGTGTTTCATAAGAATTGCCACACTTGATATGATATGTTTAACAGCGTTTTACAAGAGCAAAGCTTGGTATTATTCCCACTGATAATCTGCAAATACCATGCAAAGTAAGACCACATCAAGCTTGTTAAATTATTGAGAAAAAGGCAATATACACAGGATTTTGTTACACCAAACTTCACATTACACAAGATGTCAGCTAACTGACATACAGGTAGTACTGCCATAAAGAGTTTCCTGAAAGACATTAACTTACCTCTCTTTCtaaattgttttcaaattcttCAAGAAAGTGAGTCATGGCTGGGTCTCCTTCAAAGTCATTGAAGTGATTGTTTACCCACAGCAACACTACCCGTGTAAcctacaaaaacatttattttctaaagtTAGTCAAGAAGCAATGCTTGAGAAACTTTGCCTCCAAACAGGACCCCACGGGCAATAGCTATATGTAAGGGGaaaagccattttaaaaagtattatctTGGATATGAACAAGCTTTCCTTTCACTGTAGAAGCCTGGTTTcaaggtttatttttgtttgccttTAATTCATATGACAATATGTATTAACCACTAACCTCACGATTCCAGTCACTGCAAATGCAGAGGTGAACAAGAGGTTACACTTGTAGCGACTATTTTTTGTTTCATCCAACCAGACAACTTAACTTTTACAAAAATTATATACAGAAAGTCTGTCCAAAAcagcacacagaaacacagtacCTTGTCCCTGAGGCTTGGGTCATTAAACCACTCCAGCAGCTTCTTGCCTACTATCATTGGGCTGGAAAGGAAGGTCCTGTATGTCAGGAGAAAGTCTTCGATGAATGTGGGATCCACCACAGAGTGCTCCTCAACCAGATGCATTGTCAGCCTTTCTGTTGTCCCCTGTAAGATTAAAAAGGGTAATATTAATCTGTGTCATTTAGCCATACAGAAAACAAAGAAACTCcagttaaaatgtataaatataaaattatttttggaaATTATACTCTCAATAATTGCACTGCACAGCTTGTTCTACTCACTTGAAGCGCGAGATTTGAAATCTGCCATTACTCCATTACTTgtgcatggtatttttttttttttggtcatggtTATTAGAAACTGTGAAAATTGACATTCAGCTAAATGTGGGGGTGGGTTAATAGTTCAAAAttgggcgttgactcggcagaatccggtatttGCACTATAACACCTGCAAGTCGCCTTGCATAAAGGcatttgccaaataaataaatacatccatcaataaataaataaataaataaataaatagaataaaatactcAATTTGGTTTAAAAGGGAGACAAAAAATCAATCCGATAAACAGATATGCCagctttttttaacatttataaccAAGTCTCTCCCGTTTCAAAGAACAGATCATATAAaagttccacacacacacacacacacacacacacacacacacacacacacacacacacacacacgcacatccaCTTGCTCAGTAGTGTATCTACCCAGCCCTTATTCTAGCTTACCTTGATGACAATGTGTCCTTTCCTGGTCCCAGTGCGATCAAGCTCCCTGTGCTCCTTCACCATCACAATCTCTCCCTCCTCTTCTACCTTCTGCATGTTCTTCTCTACCTGATTGAGGATGCAGCAGTATTCCTGCTGGGCTATGCAAACAAACTGCAAAGAAGCACAGACAAAAAAGATGTGCCTAGGGATGCCACTGTTACTGTACAGAACAGCTGGTAAAAATGAAAAACGGCTTCATCTTGTACTGCAAAtctttcatttgaaataaaataaaacgtgatTTGGAGCCGAGGGAATTTACTCAGAtcagttacattattttaatactaCTGATACCCGTCAGTTATACAAGATGGAATCCTGCCACCTTGTGTAAATTTCTTCTGCCCATGTTTTACAAATTCTTTTGTATTTATGGACTTATTCCAGCCAATACAGGAAGTAGTAACAAAAGGCACTGCATCCAGTATCAGAAAAACTCAGTTAGTATGAATTACTTAAacagatactgtatattaaatatcATAAGTCATTTTCTTAAATTCTGCTTTACTCTCTAATGACGGTAcaataaacattataaatatcGTACAATACTgatactgaaatatatatatatatatatattctactcaTTTCCCTGCATGGCGAGTCTGTAATGGCTTGTTACAGATTTATTTCTCTCACCTTATCTTTAGCACCCAGGTCCCACTATTGTATCCATTTCCTAAATAAATCGTGCATCAATTTTCAGTCCTACTGCTTGCAGGCAGCTCTCACCTGGCAATCATCCACTTTGGTTCTCATCACTCCCTTCATGTACTCTTTCTCCATTGTAGGGGAAACCCCAAAGCTGTTCCCCATACACAGGATCTCTGTACGCCCATCGTGGTATGTCACTTCCACAGACCCGTTCAAAATCACTGACCACGAGTCTAGCTATAACCAGGAATATTACAAGACTGTAAACACAGCATATTTTGTCAGTAGATAACATGAGGGAAGATACTGTAGTAGATTGACTTACTCAAGGTCCTCCCCAACTAAACAGACCTTCATTTCTCAGTGAGATTTATATAAACCATACAAAAGATAAGGCAATTAAACTGCAAGAACTAAAGGAATTCATTTGCCATCTACATCCATTCACAGCTACTCTGACTGGCATCTGTAAACTGCCTTTAGATCCATGCAACTTATGTCAGAGTATTAAAGCTGCTTACAATAGGGAAGAATAGCAGACATTTATATGTATAATTTGATTAAAGGGAACATGTAAGCCATCAAAGCTTTTAAAATAGTATGGAACCACTTAAGGTCAATTTGAAAAGCCTTTTCACTCAGTACCCCGAAGCCATCAGTCATTTGGCTTAGAACTAGTAAAGCAAAAGTataaacactttgtaaaagaaaaaaaaaatattttctttacacTGAAAGCTACAGAACTGATGTATTATATACTTCTATATGGAGGCCTACCTTCACATAGGCAACAAAGAAAGACACAGTTTTGTATAATAGAGTATATCAGTGTGCCATTAAAAGGTTCAGCAGGAACAAAAAGCCTGCAACAAATGTAATTCTACTGACCTCTTCCCCATCATTGAGCACTATTGTTCCAGCTCGCTCTACCACCGCAAACACCATCACCGCACACAGCTCTCTCCGCACAGACATTGTCATATTGGCAAATGCAGGCAGCTGATGCATGAATTCCAGTAATTGTTCTGaattgaagaaaagaaaaagaaaaaaagtgatcAAAACATAAGGATTTAGAGGCAAGAATGCATATAGGTCAGGGGGCGGCAATCTGTGGCTTGCGAGCCATACCTGGCTTTTCAAGTAACCAAATACGGCTCTCAagccagggttctccccaggccttttcagctggGCGGAAAGTGGTTGTCGCCGCCTGGCTGAAAAAACTTGATccacccgtcttgcagatgctactgtgccattaacaataaggactgattgcgcttctagcagactagatcacttgcacgttgctgggtaaaaaaaacaaatcttgaaggggcgggttttctgtgttaagcacttcgagaggctaaaacgttaaatgactgctaaaaaactAACCAATTAATTTCAAAGCagatagtgacaatgaatgcagggttttcaaaaaaAAGCCAGCGTTCGGTGCAATCCACCAGCTAATAGGAGGCagtgtgctccagtggttaaagtccagggcaccggttcaaatcccaccactgactgactcactgtgggaccctgagcaagtcacttaacctccttgagatgttaaatcaatgtcctactgTAGTGACACTGCATATAATGCAccgttcacagcctacctctgtaaagcgctttatgatggtggtctacaatgaaaggcgctatataaaaataatttatctttccccagtcaaattgtagagtgcctaaataagcacagtaatttaccataataaaaaacagtaatgaaagagaaaatgtagaacataaaaaagcgcaaCAAGagatagtcaacgaaagacaacacattattcaaattctttgtcgtattatatatttaagttaagacaagtttatttttctgttaaaagtgctcccggctctAATGTTCTGCCGTCCGGCAGTACAGAATTCCTGCAAGTCTCTAAGTAATTCACaaatacacactcacacacacacacacacacacacacacacacacacacacatgtatgtatgtatgccttTGTGGAGAAAGCAAGATTTCCCCTTTGTCTCATATGCAGCGAACGACTGGCTTCaaacaaaaaatctaatttacaatgaCATCTCATAACACAACATGCTGCATTTGCAGCGAAATACCCAGAAGATGAGGTGCAGAAAAAGGCCTGTGAGGAGctgcaaagaaaaatgaaagtgGGGCAAAGTAATCTACTGGCATGGTTGAATAAAGGTAGAAGTTTAAATTCAGCAAGTTTTGCAGGCTCTTTAGAGATTGTTTGCAAAGGTAAGCTTTTCACTGGTGGTGAATATGTGAAGAGATGTATGATTAATATAGCCAAATAACTATTTGAAAAATTCCCCAACAAAGACAACATCTTGTAGCAAATACAAGATATTCCTTTATCTGCAAAAACAGTTCACAATTGAGCTGTGAAAATGGCAGGTCAGGCTGACAA encodes the following:
- the rapgef2b gene encoding rap guanine nucleotide exchange factor 2 isoform X7, coding for MIVVDYMDENEEYFQRQASHRQSRRRFRKINQKGERQTIIDTVDPYPVGKPPLPRGYHTECTKAQLPADFSKLHLTDSLHPQVTHVSSSHSGCSITSDSGSSSLSDIYQAAESEAGEMDLSGLPETAVDSEEDDDEEDIERASDPLMSRDIVRDCLEKDPMDRTDDDIEQLLEFMHQLPAFANMTMSVRRELCAVMVFAVVERAGTIVLNDGEELDSWSVILNGSVEVTYHDGRTEILCMGNSFGVSPTMEKEYMKGVMRTKVDDCQFVCIAQQEYCCILNQVEKNMQKVEEEGEIVMVKEHRELDRTGTRKGHIVIKGTTERLTMHLVEEHSVVDPTFIEDFLLTYRTFLSSPMIVGKKLLEWFNDPSLRDKVTRVVLLWVNNHFNDFEGDPAMTHFLEEFENNLEREKMCGHLRLLNIACAAKAKRRLVTLTKPSREAPLPFTLLGGSEKGFGIFIDSVETGSKAAEAGIKRGDQILEVNGQNFETVQISKATEILKNNTHLSITVKTNLFVFKELLARPAEEKKNGAPHLPKIGDIKKASRYSIPDLAVDVEQVIGLDKANKKAKANTVGGRNKLKKILDKTRISILPQKPYSDIGLGHSQDDSIVGLRQSKHIPPALPVSGTLSSSNPDLLQSHQRILDFSNPPDLPDQVLRVFKADQQSRYIMISKDTTAKEVVVQAIREFALTAASEAYSLCEVSVTPEGVIKQRRLPDQLSKLADRIQLSGRYYLKNNMETETLCSDEDAQDLLRESHISVLQLSTVEVATQLSMRNFELFRNIEPTEYIDDLFKLKSKTGSANLKNFEEVINQETFWVATEIVREQNQLKRMKIIKHFIKIALHCRECKNFNSMFAIISGLNLAPVSRLRGTWEKLPSKYEKLFQDLQDLFDPSRNMAKYRNVLNSQNLQPPIIPLFPVIKKDLTFLHEGNDSKVDGLVNFEKLRMIAKEIRHVGRMASVNMDPALMFRTRKKKWRSLGSLSQGTTNSAVLDVVQTGGHKKRVRRSSFLNAKKLYEDAQMARKVKQYLSNLTLDTNEENLQTISLQCEPSTNTLPKSGDKKGGKPDTSPVVPRAASQQKQQQQQQQQQQKGNQALQVPAVSLYPSRKKVPVKDLPPFGTSSPQALKKILALSEEAGDRHKKQPEDTISNASSHLPSPPASPQGSPRKGYTLAPSGTLDNFSDSGHSEISSRSSIVSNSSFDLMHDDKRQRHSVSVVDSNLGVGRMERRATIDPDQYSLGSYALMREGRNLYPGAAVLSSPSSEELTQDQGDRASLDAADSGRGSWTSCSSGSHDNIQTIQHQRSWETLAFGHPHFDNSAEGAGLWASGCQMDQMMYSDPSSKLSRNSQDHGQGRGSWASSTGYWGEDSEGDTGTIKRRGGKDVNADAETSSIIYNTSEDTKQHSRPSHITVPSGTAKSLIARKEGRYREPPPTPPGYTALTVSDFPEGQAHAGRKPPDYNVALQRSRMVTHPCDPQQAHSHPGTRPVSRPQWHKPNEADPRLSRFQSQGFSAEEEDGESMCPKLIPMRKTLAYAPETARP
- the rapgef2b gene encoding rap guanine nucleotide exchange factor 2 isoform X8, which translates into the protein MKPLAITANHGVMGQQDKNLLPADFSKLHLTDSLHPQVTHVSSSHSGCSITSDSGSSSLSDIYQAAESEAGEMDLSGLPETAVDSEEDDDEEDIERASDPLMSRDIVRDCLEKDPMDRTDDDIEQLLEFMHQLPAFANMTMSVRRELCAVMVFAVVERAGTIVLNDGEELDSWSVILNGSVEVTYHDGRTEILCMGNSFGVSPTMEKEYMKGVMRTKVDDCQFVCIAQQEYCCILNQVEKNMQKVEEEGEIVMVKEHRELDRTGTRKGHIVIKGTTERLTMHLVEEHSVVDPTFIEDFLLTYRTFLSSPMIVGKKLLEWFNDPSLRDKVTRVVLLWVNNHFNDFEGDPAMTHFLEEFENNLEREKMCGHLRLLNIACAAKAKRRLVTLTKPSREAPLPFTLLGGSEKGFGIFIDSVETGSKAAEAGIKRGDQILEVNGQNFETVQISKATEILKNNTHLSITVKTNLFVFKELLARPAEEKKNGAPHLPKIGDIKKASRYSIPDLAVDVEQVIGLDKANKKAKANTVGGRNKLKKILDKTRISILPQKPYSDIGLGHSQDDSIVGLRQSKHIPPALPVSGTLSSSNPDLLQSHQRILDFSNPPDLPDQVLRVFKADQQSRYIMISKDTTAKEVVVQAIREFALTAASEAYSLCEVSVTPEGVIKQRRLPDQLSKLADRIQLSGRYYLKNNMETETLCSDEDAQDLLRESHISVLQLSTVEVATQLSMRNFELFRNIEPTEYIDDLFKLKSKTGSANLKNFEEVINQETFWVATEIVREQNQLKRMKIIKHFIKIALHCRECKNFNSMFAIISGLNLAPVSRLRGTWEKLPSKYEKLFQDLQDLFDPSRNMAKYRNVLNSQNLQPPIIPLFPVIKKDLTFLHEGNDSKVDGLVNFEKLRMIAKEIRHVGRMASVNMDPALMFRTRKKKWRSLGSLSQGTTNSAVLDVVQTGGHKKRVRRSSFLNAKKLYEDAQMARKVKQYLSNLTLDTNEENLQTISLQCEPSTNTLPKSGDKKGGKPDTSPVVPRAASQQKQQQQQQQQQQKGNQALQVPAVSLYPSRKKVPVKDLPPFGTSSPQALKKILALSEEAGDRHKKQPEDTISNASSHLPSPPASPQGSPRKGYTLAPSGTLDNFSDSGHSEISSRSSIVSNSSFDLMHDDKRQRHSVSVVDSNLGVGRMERRATIDPDQYSLGSYALMREGRNLYPGAAVLSSPSSEELTQDQGDRASLDAADSGRGSWTSCSSGSHDNIQTIQHQRSWETLAFGHPHFDNSAEGAGLWASGCQMDQMMYSDPSSKLSRNSQDHGQGRGSWASSTGYWGEDSEGDTGTIKRRGGKDVNADAETSSIIYNTSEDTKQHSRPSHITVPSGTAKSLIARKEGRYREPPPTPPGYTALTVSDFPEGQAHAGRKPPDYNVALQRSRMVTHPCDPQQAHSHPGTRPVSRPQWHKPNEADPRLSRFQSQGFSAEEEDGESMCPKLIPMRKTLAYAPETARP